aatGGTCCAGAGGTCAAATTAACACGTAGGACGTGAGGTGAACATTTGCTTCACTTTCTGTCCCAACACAACTTCATAGTTATGGCAGCGGTTTGAACAAAAATGGATTTTCCCCCCGGGAGGTGGTCAAAGAGAATTTGCCGCAGGGTCATTTAAATCAAAAGGGATTATTCCTTGCACAGCATGAAGGTGATCAGCACATTTATTGACATTGTGAGATTATAAATTAGATTGTAAACATTACAAGATTAATTTTCTAAGACTCTCGGCTTCACACATTTCTTAGCAATCAGTAGTCAACAAATCGTTCGATGGAGCATTCTTTCTATTCATTTGCAGCAGTTCATTACTTGTACCTACAATAAAAATTATTATGGACATATATGTGTTATCACTGAAATACTTAATTTTTTTGGGAGAGCTCAATTAGTTTATTGGTTCCTCCTGCCTCTCTTCTCAACATATTTTCTGCCAACACTGTGGCACTCGGCCAGGCAGCGATCAGAGTGATTAATAGCTACCTTGTGACAGTCATGTGACCCATCCAAACACACCAGCATACAGTAGCTCTTTTCTCTCTAGTCCCATTAAGACTCATGACTCCCTGcaaaatttaaaaacaaacagcagcaaacATTGAAGCTTTTGCGCTGCACTATGCTGTTTACATATCAGCACACATAAGCATCAGAGAAATGCTTTAGTGTACTAACATCCACTCAAGAGGCAAACAGCTGAGCATATGGGTTTGTCAAGGCTCATACTGTAATCACCCCTTGTTCAGGACTTATAACATGTGTTAACACTTGTGTATCTACTGCTGAAACAACAGACACCATGAGACACACAATATCCCagaacagtaaaaataaatacatttgtttttatatgagAATGTTTTTTCATGGTTTATACTAAAGGCAACatgttaacaaatgttttagttgtttctaaaagaaagtaagaaagcaATGAAAACCCAACCCAGAGACTATCAAACcgagtaaaaacacaaaagtggACACCGAGATACACGTTAATAAAAAGAGTCAAGTTATGAAATTAATTACAGCCACCTAAGGAATATAACTTCAGTGTCGTACCTGTCATCAGTAATGCTGGCAATGTGGCGACCGTCAGGGCAGAAGCTCACAGAGCGAACCCAGCGGTCATTTGCTCCTCCAGCAAAAATGGGTGATGGCGGAGGGAAGAGATGGCTGGAGAAAGATGAAAGCATGTCAGTACCACAGCAAAATGACTTTGTAACATTGCACAGGCTTACTTCAAAAGAGCAAACTAGCtcaaaatatgtataaaaataaacaatcgAGCATAAAAGGTTAACTCAAGGTTCAAGTTTTTCCAGGGCTTTCAACCGCATCTCagggtccacacacacacacacacacacacacacacacacacacacacacacacacacacacacacacacacacacacacacacacacacacacacacacacacacacacacacacacacacacacacacacacacacacacacacacacacactaagttaAGATTATTACATACAATagttttttacttattttaatcaTTGGCAAGTGGAAATATTGGGAATACACCCTAACCCTGTGCGGTAATGAATAATAAAGTATTGCAGTGCAGCAAAACCTCTCCATATTACGTGTTATTCTCTTACCCTAGTTCCAACAGGACGGTGGCCTTGTGGTGGTCCCATACGATGACCCGGGTGTCATAAGAGGCGGTGGCCAACAGCGCCCCATCTGGTGAAAACTCACAAGACACCACATCATTGTGGTGCCCCTCCAGCTTCTGGATCAAGGTGTATGTATCCATGTTCCATAGGAACACCTGCAATGTGAAGAGAGGATTGTTATAGCCAATGAAATGATTTGTACAGAGTATAAATGTGCTATTTtacactatatacacatatattaaaaatgtaattaagcaACAGGAATTCAAACCAGAATTAAACAGAGTTATACTCAAGTTATGCTCAGTGTCATTGTTATGCTTTGTAACCTTTAACCAGGCCCAACAAACAAAAGAGCACATGCTGCACAAGCAGCAAGGCTATGTCAAAATGCAACACTATACCTACACAATTATAATTAACATCTTTATATAATAGCTTTAAACTACAATGTCATCATCAGTTAAATGTATAcatctttaaatacattattaaacattctaaataaatacatctatgacttcaaaaaaaaaaaaaaaaaagagaaaataaaacaagtagTAACTTAAGGTAACATAAAGTTACTCCACTGGTTTCCACTTTCAGAGTTTTAGTTCACTGTGTTTACAATAGGCTCGCACCTCCGGCAGAAGCCTacgaagagagacagatactGCAAGAGAAAAGAATATTTTATGGCCAAAGGGTTGATACCTCTGGCAAAATacacatatgcatatgcatacacacacacacacacacacacacacacacacacacacacgtagaaaTATTCATCTGTAGAAGCCTATTGCTTTTAGTTAGTGATGGTCAACATTTTTAGTATTAATATCTCTACTCCAGTTATACAATTTATGCACCATGTCACTGATtgttaaaaaatctaaatgttttaaagtgttgCAAACACTGCTTGTGTGCAAATGCAGTTAATAATGTACATCAAACTCAGTCACATGCAGACTAATGGTAACATTTGTTGAGCtggtttcctcttctctctactAGCTAGATTCTCTGTTGGATTTCTAAGCTTGTCTTTCATCACAAGTGTGCTGATGGAGAAATGCAGATTCAACACagtaatatatcatttattgcCATTCCACTATTGCTGCCAACATCATAAATACTCAAATGCTTTTTATGAAAGCAGAAAAAGCCACAGAAGAACTGCAGATAGAAAGGTTACCACACAACTGGCCAATTTGTCGACTATTTTTCTCAATAACAGGTTTGTTCTTGTACAAGTTCTAAGATAGCTTATATTTGAAGGATACAAGTAATATGTAGACGCACAACTAATACTTCTATTTGAAAGCTAAACTCATCTGAAACCTGCACAATAACTCCATTAGGAAAAAGGGGTTGGTGTAACATTTGCAAAGCATTGGAAGCCGCTGGCTAACACCGACAgtagaagggggggggggctggttAAACTGTTGTGCATTGTTTTCTATGACTTGCCATTAGCAGCACTACAATACTACACTCTATGCTACTAGGGAAACATTTACACTGATGGTAACAGAAATCCTAGTAACAAAAGAGAAGCTAGTGTGTGCAGACAGTGGAGCTATTTAGGATGGGGAAGGAGAGGTTAGGTGGGGGTGGAGGGGCATAGACGGAGTATTTAATAACTGActttaaactgaaattaaaataaatagaggAACTGCAACAGCAGAGGTAGACAGACACGGAGCAGCACCTACGTACAGAGTAGTGCCCCTGGCCTTTGGGCATTGCGCACTGTGCATCCCCGGTTTACACCGGCTGCTCAAAATGTCAGCGCGGCGCTCCCTTCAAAACCAATCACACACTGAGCTCTGCCACCACCTGTGACAGGGAGAGCAAGACACATACTGTAGGGACACACACAAGCTAAAACTCTACCACCATGTCTACCATTACAACCATGTTCAGATAGATCTAGAGCTGCAACATTGTAGATAAGGCGAACTATTGGTGGCTAGTCTATGGAATCAATATCCAGAAATGTCTGCAGAAACACGGAAAGTAAATTTAACATGCaatcaaaaggaaatatttttcttatctcACCTTAAATCATATGCAAGCTTTACAATCAGGTCAGAATTGTTTCCAAAACTgctaaaacagtatttttttaAGATTCCCCGTCTGTAATGATTTAAAGATTTCATTTGGTCTGCCCCATTTCAGCATAAATACTTCTCGGACGTATCTGAACTATATGATGAACCAAGTTTACTTTAGCTAGTGAAACAGTGGTCTGCTCTGCATGCACACTTTAGAACACCAAAAGCAAGTTTTTTTTCattgcaaacaaaataaaacagaatctAGATGCAGTTGGCACAACTTCTCATGACACCGAGCACAGTGTGTTCTAAGGTAGAAGAGGATGGGCAGGGCAGATGGGaagtgttttcatttgtaagtTGATTGAGCATAACTGGTCACAAGCAATTGAACAAAGATTATCTAGCCATCCTAtcaaaataagtaaaaaggAACTTGTATACATACTGCTTTGCCGGCGCCAACTGAGCACAGGATGGAGGAGTCAGGGGAGAAGGCGCTGCAGTACACCCAGTTCTGATGCCCCCGCAGAACCTTCACCATGTTACCtacaagacacaaacaacattatCTCAGGCAGCTGTCACCACACATTATGAGCCATCCTTTATTTAGGATTTTCTTTAGGCGTGTTTACCATTATTTGACACCAGAGGGTACAGAGTAGaggcagacagaaaacatgGGCGAGAGAGGGGAGGCAGGAGATGAACAAAGTTCCCGGGCCGGAATGGAGCCAGTGACACAGGCACTATGTGTTGTGTATTTAAATTATGTAACTATCAGGATGGCCACATAATGAGTCagttatttttgatttattacatttcCAACAATAAATGTGAGCAATGTACCCTTCTTGTGGTCTGTACTACAAAGGATAAGGCTGAACTAATTAGCTATTTTCCCTTTTGCTAACAATTTCCATGAAAAGacccaaaccaacaatgtgttagtctCTCTAAACTTTATAtagtttcatgtttaaaaaaggAATTTCCGAAAACAGCTGGTTACTGTCATTTTTAACATATAGAGGAcatggtgcatttgttggggaccgTTTTCAGCTGCAGATTTATACCCATTACCCAATACTTAGTAAGATTTAATTAttggtttattttggtctttcataggatttgttgacaataagaaaacataGGATGGGTGGTATTCCCTGTCAACAGCGTGCTCCGAGTTGAAGAAACAAGCGGTCACACAGTTCTACTTCCCCTgtgaagtgaaagaaagaagagaatcATACCATCGTCTTTGAGGTCCCACACACGGAGGGTCTTATCTCTGGATGCAGAGACCAGCATGAGACTGCCATCAGGAGCAAAGGTCAAGTCTCGCACGACATCAGTGTGATCCATCAGATTCAGCAAGAGTTTTCCTGCAACAAGCAATCAAATCAAACATAGGATTAATGAAAAactcatctatctatctatctatctatagaatGTTTACAGGCACAGCAAGAACTCCATTCCTGTTCCAATGCAGACCTGCAGGCCATAGAAACATTTACCCACATTCAAACTGAAGTTcaaatttaaaagaaagagtGACAGTCTTAGTGTAGAGATGACACAACTAAAACTTTTTACTCAGAATACCGCTATTTGAGTAGTGCTGAATTGCCTTTAATTGTCTCTGTAATccacacctttttaaaaagaattatccattttgttttcaaaaaaggTAGAACTGTTTTTGGGGACATTCTTGGAGAAAGTAGGAATGTGAAGAATGTGGGCTATAAAATCACTATAGAAAGGGGGCAGGACTTTTGGttttagaaaacaacaaaaagttgAGGATGCAGACGTTTGTTAACTTTGGAAACAAGCTTTTAACTACTTTCAGACTGTCCAAACAAGACACCCTTTGGAGTATGTATCCCCCTTTGGCCTTGTAGACTTGATATAATGTTTTAACTTAGTTTGTTCTGACAAAACCTTTCATATCACGGTTAGTTCATAGCATACAATCACTTTGAAAATAGGAAATGCAATGGAGCAGTATGCAGTGTAGATACATGACTGTAAAGAAGACAAGAAGTGTAGTTGTATTTCCATCTTTAAACGGGTCGTGCGCATTAGATCTTTTTCCAAATCTAATTCACTAATTTATTTCCTCATCTGATTACCAACCTATGAAGCTGAAGAACAAAACTAGttctaaataacaaaaatgtggtCTCACCAGTGTATACATCCCAGATCTTGATGCGACCGTTGTTGAGGCCTGTTGCCAGTAGCAGCTGGTCCTGACCAAACTTGAAGCGGTGCCACTCGATGTTAACACAGCGGCTCTGCTTCTCTGGAACGGATGAGCCGAAGGCCAAGCCCCAGACAATGTCACCGCAGTCGATGGTATGTTCTCGGGGCTCGTCGGCCGTCGGGATTACCTGGCCTCCGTCGCTGTTCTGACGGGACAAGCGGCGGGGGCTCAAGGCATTGGTGGCCTCTCCGCCATGCCCGGTTGAACTACAGCAACAGAGAATGGAaaaggatagagagagggagagagatatatagatatatatatatatatatatatatatatatatatatatatatatatatatatatatatatatatatatatatatatatatatatatatatatatatatatatatatatatatatatatatatatatatatatatatttttttttttttttttttttttttaaagaggtcAACAAGAGACAGCCCAGGTGAGCTGTTGAGCCACACCGACACTGTACAAGTGTTTCCCCCTGCACTGAATTACATTTCTATAACTTCTAGTCAATGAGTAGATGCAGGCATCCTTCTGCACAGTGATACGGTAGAaaaaaatagttcctacataaaACTgatcacaacaaggtctgtgaaTTATGTTGAGTAACTGGGTTATTATTTCTAGAAAAAGACATTGCTGTcgattttttcaaatgtatttttttggcaCTTTGACCACCATAAGCAAAGCACCATCTAGTTTCATTGTATTCAAGCGAAGGCTTTTCTACGGCCAATATCTCCAACAAATCGGCAACTCACGCCAAAactatctagattgataaatagtaCTACAAGTAAGaaggaaaatatgtattttagattttggggtgaactgtccctttaacatgGCTGAAAGCAATCAGTGGAAGAGGGCATATATGATATGTGAAAGTACAAACAGGAACACAGgagtgaaaataaacaaatcacaGAGATTCAGGTAGAATCCACTAAAGTATTgagagataaaaacagaaacgGAGCTTTCCATCTAgtctcagacagacacacat
This genomic interval from Cottoperca gobio chromosome 13, fCotGob3.1, whole genome shotgun sequence contains the following:
- the wsb1 gene encoding WD repeat and SOCS box-containing protein 1 isoform X1; the protein is MASFPDSVNENDIGKAKFIGELLVPVAPFDQKSGRETWTVAFAPNGSYFAWSQGHRIVRLIPWAKCLKYFSTGHGGEATNALSPRRLSRQNSDGGQVIPTADEPREHTIDCGDIVWGLAFGSSVPEKQSRCVNIEWHRFKFGQDQLLLATGLNNGRIKIWDVYTGKLLLNLMDHTDVVRDLTFAPDGSLMLVSASRDKTLRVWDLKDDGNMVKVLRGHQNWVYCSAFSPDSSILCSVGAGKAYLSLFVGFCRRCEPIVFLWNMDTYTLIQKLEGHHNDVVSCEFSPDGALLATASYDTRVIVWDHHKATVLLELGHLFPPPSPIFAGGANDRWVRSVSFCPDGRHIASITDDRLVRFWSIEERAPQAIASLSNGLCCAFSAEGSVLAAGTRDGSVHFWESPRSIASLQHMCRMSLRRVTTTQQVEALAIPTPLRDYLTYKVI
- the wsb1 gene encoding WD repeat and SOCS box-containing protein 1 isoform X2 yields the protein MASFPDSVNENDIGKAKFIGELLVPVAPFDQKSGRETWTVAFAPNGSYFAWSQGHRIVRLIPWAKCLKYFSTGHGGEATNALSPRRLSRQNSDGGQVIPTADEPREHTIDCGDIVWGLAFGSSVPEKQSRCVNIEWHRFKFGQDQLLLATGLNNGRIKIWDVYTGKLLLNLMDHTDVVRDLTFAPDGSLMLVSASRDKTLRVWDLKDDGNMVKVLRGHQNWVYCSAFSPDSSILCSVGAGKAVFLWNMDTYTLIQKLEGHHNDVVSCEFSPDGALLATASYDTRVIVWDHHKATVLLELGHLFPPPSPIFAGGANDRWVRSVSFCPDGRHIASITDDRLVRFWSIEERAPQAIASLSNGLCCAFSAEGSVLAAGTRDGSVHFWESPRSIASLQHMCRMSLRRVTTTQQVEALAIPTPLRDYLTYKVI